A window of the Osmia lignaria lignaria isolate PbOS001 chromosome 2, iyOsmLign1, whole genome shotgun sequence genome harbors these coding sequences:
- the LOC143305510 gene encoding uncharacterized protein LOC143305510: MARMVQAPTEAVVDYGSRVSGLLIQIKSCNEMEFPDQVERYNQSSETNTVRAFLTGLKQEVYSRMRNQNFDSLEDAISAAILAEAESIENLTKVKLSQGFITAEQCNNCYGYGHNTSVCCSQRFQRQSTSRAHWPAKYCQHCQRSGHTLETCWFKDQQGRPGVPQDFAQPNQAHKNQPMPRQNRNWTQNRAPICEFCQNIGHTIQECRKKAYQERVKSQRLQQTPQVQQDTSK, encoded by the exons ATGGCAAGGATGGTACAAGCGCCGACCGAGGCAGTCGTAGACTACGGCAGCCGCGTTTCGGGACTCTTGATACAGATCAAGAGTTGCAACGAGATGGAGTTCCCAGATCAGGTTGAAAGATACAACCAATCCTCGGAAACAAATACCGTCAGAGCATTCCTGACAGGTTtaaaacaagaggtatatagtCGGATGAGAAATCAAAATTTTGACAGTCTTGAAGATGCAATAAGCGCAGCAATCCTAGCAGAAGCTGAGAGCATAGAGAACCTAACGAAGGTTAAATTATCGCAAGGATTCATTACAGCCGAACAATGCAACAATTGTTACGGATATGGGCACAATACCAGTGTATGCTGCAGTCAGAGGTTCCAAAGACAATCCACGTCGAGGGCCCACTGGCCAGCAAAATACTGTCAGCACTGCCAAAGGTCCGGGCACACCTTGGAAACCTGCTGGTTTAAAGACCAGCAAGGAAGACCAGGGGTCCCTCAGGATTTTGCGCAGCCAAATCAAGCCCACAAGAATCAACCTATGCCAAGGCAGAATCGAAATTGGACACAAAATAGAGCGCCAATTTGCGAATTTTGCCAAAACATCGGCCATACGATTCAAGAGTGCCGAAAGAAAGCATATCAGGAGCGTGTCAAAAGTCAAAGACTCCAGCAAACTCCACAAGTACAACAG GATACATCAAAGTAA